A genomic region of Betaproteobacteria bacterium contains the following coding sequences:
- a CDS encoding sigma 54-interacting transcriptional regulator — protein sequence MTMSKARILIVDDDPDLLRLLTFRLEGADYAVESADSAERALARLSVAIPQLVITDLRMSGMDGMALFENIHKSNPALPVIILTAHGTIPDAVAATQRGVFGYLTKPFDSKALLQQVEKAIALGGGRIDQGNGGADWRAEIITRSLAVESILGKAKLVAGSDASVLVRGESGTGKELLAKAIHKASPRSAKPFVAINCGAIPEQLLESELFGHMKGSFTGAARDYKGLFQAAEGGTVFLDEIGDMPLPLQVKLLRVLQDKEIRPIGTTQTIPVDVRIISATHRNLEEAIKAGSFREDLYYRLNVVSFGLPALSERREDVPVLATHFLNQLADRYKKPLNGFASEAMEILVKSAWPGNVRELYNVVEQAVALSTTSIITPALVDSAMRGQSAELSSFESARSEFERDYLAKLLKITGGNVTQAARLAKRNRTEFYKLLQRHHLDPKLFKAI from the coding sequence ATGACCATGTCCAAGGCACGCATTCTCATCGTCGACGACGATCCCGACCTCCTGCGCCTGCTGACATTCAGGCTGGAAGGAGCCGATTATGCAGTGGAAAGCGCTGACAGCGCCGAACGCGCGCTCGCTCGATTGTCGGTCGCGATTCCGCAGCTTGTAATTACCGACCTGCGCATGAGCGGCATGGATGGCATGGCGCTGTTCGAGAACATTCACAAGAGCAATCCCGCGCTGCCGGTCATCATCCTGACCGCGCACGGGACAATCCCCGACGCGGTGGCTGCCACCCAGCGCGGCGTGTTCGGCTATCTCACCAAACCGTTCGACAGCAAGGCTCTGCTGCAACAAGTCGAGAAAGCCATCGCCTTGGGCGGGGGCAGGATCGACCAGGGCAATGGCGGAGCCGACTGGCGCGCCGAAATAATCACCCGGAGCCTTGCAGTGGAAAGCATCCTCGGCAAGGCCAAATTGGTGGCAGGAAGCGATGCAAGCGTACTGGTGCGCGGCGAGAGCGGTACCGGAAAGGAATTGCTGGCCAAGGCGATCCACAAGGCTAGCCCGCGCTCCGCCAAGCCGTTTGTGGCAATCAACTGCGGCGCCATTCCCGAGCAGTTGCTCGAATCAGAATTGTTCGGCCATATGAAGGGGTCGTTCACGGGCGCCGCACGCGACTACAAGGGATTGTTCCAGGCCGCCGAAGGCGGCACTGTGTTCCTCGATGAAATCGGCGACATGCCCCTTCCGCTGCAGGTAAAACTCCTGCGCGTCCTGCAGGACAAGGAAATCCGGCCGATCGGTACGACTCAGACGATTCCCGTGGATGTACGCATCATATCGGCTACCCATCGCAATCTCGAAGAAGCCATCAAGGCAGGCAGCTTCCGCGAGGATCTCTACTATCGCCTCAATGTGGTCTCGTTCGGATTGCCCGCTCTTTCCGAACGGCGCGAAGATGTCCCCGTTCTCGCCACCCACTTCCTCAATCAACTCGCCGATCGGTATAAAAAACCGCTCAACGGCTTCGCTTCCGAAGCGATGGAAATCCTGGTCAAGTCAGCCTGGCCCGGCAATGTGCGCGAGTTATACAACGTCGTCGAACAGGCAGTTGCCCTATCGACCACGTCGATCATTACGCCAGCACTGGTCGACAGCGCTATGCGCGGCCAGAGCGCCGAACTGTCCTCTTTCGAATCCGCGCGCAGCGAATTCGAACGCGACTACTTGGCCAAGTTACTCAAGATTACCGGTGGCAACGTAACCCAAGCGGCGAGGCTGGCAAAGCGGAACCGTACCGAATTCTACAAACTGCTGCAGCGTCATCACCTCGATCCCAAGCTGTTCAAAGCCATTTGA
- the tgt gene encoding tRNA guanosine(34) transglycosylase Tgt — protein MQFEILSRDGLARRGRLTFAHGSVETPVFMPVGTHGSVKAMSPEDLHAVGAQIVLGNTFHLWLRPGLDVIAAHGGLHRFMAWERPILTDSGGFQVFSLGELRKISEEGVSFRSPVNGDICFLSPEESMRIQRTLDSDVVMIFDECTPYPADEREAAASMRLSLRWAERSKRAHGGNNNALFGIVQGGMHEALRDESLRGLRKIGFDGYAIGGLSVGEPKADMQRVLRHTASQLPSGAPRYLMGVGTPADIVDAVVNGIDMFDCVMPTRNARNGWIFTRNGTIRLRNARYRDDIRPLDEECGCYTCRHFSRAYLHHLQRVNEILGAHLNTVHNLHFYQQLMGELRQAIDAGRLTEYAASAGFGEG, from the coding sequence ATGCAGTTCGAGATCCTGTCCAGGGATGGACTGGCCCGGCGCGGCCGCTTGACATTCGCCCATGGCAGCGTCGAAACGCCCGTCTTCATGCCGGTGGGGACTCATGGTTCGGTGAAAGCCATGAGCCCCGAGGATCTGCATGCTGTTGGTGCGCAGATCGTGCTCGGCAATACCTTCCACCTTTGGCTGAGGCCCGGGCTGGACGTCATCGCTGCGCACGGCGGATTGCATCGCTTCATGGCCTGGGAGAGGCCGATCCTCACCGACTCCGGCGGCTTCCAGGTGTTCAGCCTGGGTGAGCTGCGCAAGATCAGCGAGGAGGGGGTCAGCTTCCGCTCGCCGGTGAACGGGGACATATGCTTCCTGTCCCCGGAAGAATCGATGCGTATCCAGCGCACGCTCGATTCCGATGTGGTCATGATATTCGACGAATGCACGCCTTATCCCGCCGACGAACGCGAGGCGGCCGCTTCCATGCGGCTCTCGTTGCGCTGGGCTGAGCGCAGCAAGCGCGCTCATGGCGGCAATAACAATGCGTTGTTCGGCATCGTTCAGGGCGGCATGCATGAAGCGCTGCGCGACGAGTCGCTGCGCGGCCTGCGGAAAATCGGCTTCGATGGGTATGCAATTGGCGGACTGTCAGTGGGCGAACCCAAGGCCGACATGCAACGCGTCCTGCGCCATACGGCGTCGCAACTGCCCTCCGGTGCGCCGCGTTATCTGATGGGCGTGGGCACGCCGGCCGATATCGTCGATGCCGTAGTGAACGGAATCGACATGTTCGATTGCGTCATGCCGACGCGCAATGCGCGCAACGGCTGGATTTTTACCCGCAACGGCACGATCCGGCTGCGCAACGCCCGCTATCGCGACGACATCCGGCCGCTCGACGAGGAATGCGGCTGCTACACCTGCCGGCATTTCTCGCGCGCCTACCTGCACCATCTGCAACGCGTCAATGAAATTCTCGGCGCCCACCTCAATACTGTGCACAATCTTCATTTCTATCAGCAGCTAATGGGCGAACTGCGTCAAGCCATCGATGCTGGAAGGCTGACGGAATATGCCGCATCGGCGGGGTTCGGGGAAGGGTAG
- a CDS encoding acyl-CoA dehydrogenase, with translation MNAPLARPSFRWEDPLLFEEQLNDEERMVRDSARAYCQDKLMPRVLLAHRLERFDREVFTEMGALGFLGSTLEGYGCAGVSHVCYGLIAREIERVDSGYRSMMSVQSSLTMYPIYAYGAEAQRKKYLPKLASGEFLGAFGLTEPDFGSDAGSMITRARKVDGGYLLKGAKMWITNSPVADVFVVWAKDDRGIILGFILERGMKGLSTPKIEGKFSLRISITGEVVMDDVFVPEENLLPNVEGLKGPFGCLNKARYGIAWGALGAAEFCWHAARDYTLERKQFGRPLAANQLIQKKLADMQTEITLGLQTVLRVGRLMDEGRAAPEMVSMIKRNSCGKSLDIARLARDMHGGNGVSDEYHVIRHVMNLEAVNTYEGTHDVHALILGRAQTGLQAFTG, from the coding sequence ATGAACGCCCCCCTCGCCCGCCCCTCGTTCCGCTGGGAAGATCCTTTGCTGTTCGAAGAGCAACTGAATGACGAGGAGCGCATGGTGCGAGACTCGGCACGCGCCTATTGCCAGGACAAGCTCATGCCGCGCGTGCTCCTGGCACACCGGCTGGAACGATTCGACCGCGAGGTATTCACTGAAATGGGCGCTCTCGGTTTTCTCGGCTCCACGTTGGAGGGTTACGGTTGTGCGGGAGTGAGCCACGTCTGTTACGGATTGATCGCTCGAGAGATCGAACGTGTGGATTCGGGCTATCGCTCCATGATGAGCGTGCAATCCAGTCTCACCATGTATCCGATTTACGCCTACGGTGCCGAAGCGCAGCGCAAGAAGTATCTGCCCAAGCTCGCCTCCGGAGAATTTCTGGGGGCATTCGGATTGACTGAACCGGACTTCGGATCGGACGCGGGCAGCATGATAACCCGCGCACGCAAAGTTGATGGCGGCTACCTGCTCAAGGGCGCGAAGATGTGGATTACGAATTCGCCGGTGGCCGACGTTTTTGTCGTATGGGCCAAGGATGACCGGGGCATCATTCTCGGCTTCATTCTTGAGCGCGGCATGAAGGGCCTTTCCACGCCGAAAATAGAAGGAAAATTCAGCTTGCGAATCTCGATAACAGGTGAGGTCGTCATGGATGACGTATTTGTCCCTGAAGAAAATCTGTTGCCGAATGTCGAGGGGCTGAAAGGTCCGTTCGGATGTCTGAACAAGGCGCGCTACGGGATTGCCTGGGGGGCGCTCGGCGCCGCCGAGTTCTGCTGGCACGCAGCGCGCGACTATACGCTGGAAAGAAAACAGTTCGGCCGACCCCTGGCGGCGAACCAACTGATCCAGAAGAAGCTTGCGGACATGCAAACCGAAATCACGCTCGGCCTGCAAACCGTGCTAAGGGTGGGCCGTCTGATGGACGAAGGCCGCGCCGCTCCCGAAATGGTATCGATGATCAAGCGCAATTCCTGCGGCAAATCGCTGGACATCGCCCGGCTTGCGCGCGACATGCACGGCGGCAATGGGGTGTCCGACGAATATCACGTGATACGTCACGTCATGAATCTGGAAGCGGTGAACACCTACGAGGGCACCCACGACGTACATGCACTGATTCTAGGTCGCGCCCAGACCGGCCTGCAGGCATTCACCGGATGA
- a CDS encoding hydratase produces the protein MNKYAIEEAAKIIWNTWRANKRIDELPATCRPRSRIEGYRVQTRVAQLSGQDTFGWKIAATSKAGQQHIGVDGPLAGRLLEKRVYHSGATVSLLNNIMNVAEAEFAFLMARDLPPRGVPYSIEEVIAAVDTMHPAIEIPDSRYENFVTVGAAQLIADNACASYFVLGPATVADWRQHDVADHPVTIHVNDRLDRKGKGANVLGDPRIALTWIANELSLTDDMLRAGQVITTGTCIVPAEITQGDSLVADFGIFGCAEARLES, from the coding sequence ATGAACAAGTACGCAATCGAAGAAGCCGCAAAAATCATCTGGAACACCTGGCGGGCAAACAAGCGCATCGATGAGCTTCCGGCAACATGTCGGCCCAGATCACGCATCGAGGGCTATCGCGTTCAGACGAGAGTTGCCCAGTTGTCAGGCCAGGATACGTTCGGCTGGAAAATCGCGGCAACCAGCAAGGCCGGGCAGCAGCATATAGGCGTCGATGGCCCGCTCGCTGGACGATTGCTGGAAAAGAGGGTGTACCATTCCGGCGCCACCGTGTCGCTGTTAAACAACATCATGAATGTCGCGGAAGCAGAATTTGCATTTCTCATGGCACGCGATCTTCCACCGCGCGGGGTGCCTTACTCCATCGAAGAGGTTATAGCCGCAGTCGATACGATGCATCCGGCGATCGAGATTCCGGATTCCAGATACGAGAACTTCGTAACCGTCGGCGCCGCACAACTCATTGCCGACAATGCCTGTGCGAGCTACTTTGTTCTGGGCCCAGCCACGGTCGCCGACTGGCGCCAGCACGACGTGGCAGATCATCCGGTAACAATTCACGTAAATGACCGGCTGGATCGAAAAGGTAAAGGCGCCAACGTGCTGGGAGACCCACGCATTGCGCTTACGTGGATCGCCAACGAATTGTCGTTGACGGACGACATGTTGCGAGCAGGACAAGTGATTACAACAGGTACGTGCATCGTGCCGGCGGAAATTACCCAAGGAGACTCGCTCGTTGCTGATTTCGGAATTTTCGGCTGTGCGGAGGCGCGATTGGAATCGTAG
- a CDS encoding HAMP domain-containing protein, with translation MQLYYPRSFLKLILAGFSLAVLPLIFALINNAYSIHQLATHSQRAVYQAVQTTQSTRFLIEQITSMERSIRQFAIIGDPSLLQGYALAHERFIDTVRKMSALPLDSKQKQAVMALRNREYSLFERIGRSGAKPEIINPAATELAELSETARVLDEQGNSLVDREVDTMQKMAGEIQKFIFWQLLALVPIALLLVIGATMLISKPIAQLESAIQKLGEGRFDARVVVTGPADLESLGRQLDWLRLRLLDLEEQKSRFLRHVSHELKTPLTALREGVELLSDEVTGKMTAGQFEIARILRQNTLRLQKLIEDLLSYHSAQFHTSALTFSQFNLKGLAARVAQQHSLAMRAKNLSLNLAASEFNIEADENKIEAIVDNLLSNAIKFSPAGGTIRVQLRRRGSDVVIDVIDEGPGILPEDRSRVFEPFYQGGSEYTGPVKGTGLGLAIVREYVNAHHGSVEIIVDGNPGAHLRVILPTRQVEIAA, from the coding sequence ATGCAGCTTTACTACCCGCGCTCGTTTCTAAAACTGATCCTGGCTGGTTTCTCGCTGGCGGTTCTGCCGCTCATATTCGCACTTATTAACAACGCTTACTCGATCCACCAGCTCGCTACCCATAGCCAGCGCGCGGTATATCAGGCAGTGCAGACTACGCAAAGCACCCGATTCCTGATAGAACAAATCACCAGCATGGAACGCAGCATCCGGCAGTTTGCGATCATAGGGGACCCCTCTCTGCTACAAGGCTACGCGCTCGCCCATGAACGGTTCATCGATACCGTGCGCAAGATGTCAGCGCTGCCGCTGGATTCCAAGCAGAAGCAAGCAGTGATGGCACTGCGAAATCGTGAGTATTCGCTCTTCGAGCGAATCGGCCGATCAGGTGCGAAGCCCGAAATAATCAATCCGGCGGCAACTGAACTTGCCGAACTGTCCGAAACAGCGCGCGTACTCGATGAGCAGGGCAATTCGTTGGTCGATCGCGAAGTCGACACCATGCAGAAGATGGCCGGCGAAATCCAAAAATTCATTTTCTGGCAATTGCTCGCCTTAGTACCCATTGCCCTTCTTCTAGTAATCGGTGCGACGATGCTTATTTCCAAACCGATCGCGCAACTCGAGTCGGCAATACAGAAACTAGGCGAAGGACGATTCGATGCGCGCGTTGTCGTTACCGGCCCGGCGGACCTGGAGTCACTTGGACGTCAGCTCGACTGGCTGCGCCTTCGGTTACTTGACCTGGAGGAACAGAAATCACGATTTCTGCGGCACGTTTCGCATGAACTCAAAACTCCCCTGACGGCATTGCGTGAAGGCGTGGAGCTGCTCTCCGACGAAGTCACAGGAAAGATGACCGCCGGCCAGTTCGAAATTGCGCGCATTCTGAGACAGAACACCCTGAGACTGCAGAAACTGATCGAGGACCTGCTCAGTTACCACAGCGCGCAATTCCACACGTCTGCTCTTACGTTCTCGCAGTTCAATCTAAAAGGCCTGGCTGCGCGTGTCGCTCAGCAGCATTCGCTGGCGATGCGGGCCAAAAATCTCAGCCTGAACTTGGCGGCATCCGAATTCAACATAGAGGCCGACGAGAACAAAATTGAAGCAATCGTGGATAATCTGCTCTCGAACGCGATCAAATTTTCTCCGGCTGGTGGCACGATTCGCGTGCAGCTGCGCCGACGCGGATCGGACGTCGTGATCGACGTCATTGACGAGGGACCTGGAATTCTTCCGGAGGATCGGAGCCGGGTATTCGAACCTTTTTACCAAGGCGGCTCCGAGTATACGGGACCGGTAAAAGGCACGGGGCTGGGCCTTGCAATCGTTCGGGAATACGTCAATGCTCACCATGGCAGCGTCGAGATCATCGTTGACGGCAATCCCGGAGCACACCTGCGTGTCATACTGCCGACACGGCAGGTGGAAATAGCCGCGTGA
- the yajC gene encoding preprotein translocase subunit YajC: protein MLISNAYAQAAPASQGFDLFQMLPLVLMFVLLYFLMIRPQSKRSKEHRAMLAGLQKGDEVVTAGGTLGKVTKVGDNFVSVEISPNVEIQVQRPSITTLLPKGTIKNAEKG from the coding sequence GTGCTGATCAGCAATGCTTACGCCCAGGCCGCACCGGCCAGCCAGGGATTCGACCTATTCCAAATGCTGCCACTGGTGCTGATGTTCGTGTTGTTGTACTTCCTGATGATCCGGCCGCAGTCGAAGCGCTCCAAGGAACATCGCGCCATGCTTGCCGGGTTGCAGAAGGGAGATGAAGTGGTCACGGCCGGAGGCACGCTCGGCAAGGTCACCAAAGTCGGTGACAATTTTGTCTCGGTGGAGATTTCCCCGAACGTTGAAATCCAGGTACAGAGACCGTCCATCACGACCTTGCTGCCCAAGGGAACTATCAAGAACGCCGAAAAGGGTTAA
- the queA gene encoding tRNA preQ1(34) S-adenosylmethionine ribosyltransferase-isomerase QueA has translation MRIEEFDYELPPALIAQFPAAERGSSRMLHLEGNTGQCSDHRFTDLPDFVREGDLFVFNDTRVIKARLLGAKVTGGKVEALIERVVAPRRALAMLRASHAPSPGQIIRFGDAASAVMVQRQGDFFLLEFDDEVLSVLDRLGEVPLPPYIERPAGIEDLARYQTVYARHPGAVAAPTAGLHFDQAMLDRLEARGGGLAYVTLHVGAGTFQPVRVDEIDSHVMQSERYSVPDATVRAIADARERGGRITAIGTTSLRALEAAAQSGKLKSGNGETRLFIRPGYGFKLVDRLLTNFHLPRSTLLMLVSAFAGIEHVRLAYQHAVNHGYRFFSYGDAMLIDRAGANLRAGA, from the coding sequence ATGCGAATAGAAGAGTTCGACTACGAGCTGCCGCCGGCGCTCATTGCCCAGTTTCCGGCTGCCGAGCGCGGTTCCAGCCGGATGCTCCATCTCGAGGGCAATACCGGGCAGTGTTCGGACCACCGTTTTACCGACTTGCCGGATTTCGTTCGGGAAGGGGATTTGTTCGTCTTCAATGATACGCGGGTGATCAAGGCGAGATTGCTGGGGGCGAAGGTAACGGGCGGCAAGGTGGAGGCGCTCATCGAGCGCGTTGTGGCGCCGCGCCGCGCGCTCGCCATGCTGCGTGCAAGCCATGCCCCTTCACCGGGGCAAATAATCCGGTTCGGAGATGCGGCAAGCGCGGTAATGGTTCAGCGGCAAGGCGATTTTTTCCTGCTGGAGTTCGACGACGAGGTGCTATCCGTGCTGGACAGACTGGGAGAAGTGCCACTGCCGCCGTATATCGAAAGACCCGCCGGCATTGAGGACCTGGCGCGGTACCAGACTGTCTATGCCCGCCATCCGGGCGCAGTCGCCGCTCCGACCGCGGGTCTGCATTTCGACCAAGCGATGCTGGATCGTCTCGAGGCCCGCGGTGGGGGGCTGGCTTATGTCACGTTGCACGTCGGCGCGGGCACCTTCCAACCGGTGAGGGTGGACGAGATAGACAGCCATGTCATGCAAAGCGAGCGCTATTCGGTTCCGGATGCCACGGTCAGGGCGATAGCCGATGCGCGCGAGCGCGGCGGCCGCATCACCGCAATCGGCACGACCAGCCTGCGTGCTCTGGAAGCGGCGGCACAGTCCGGTAAACTGAAATCCGGAAATGGCGAGACCCGGCTGTTCATCAGGCCCGGATACGGTTTCAAGCTGGTGGATCGCCTGCTGACCAATTTTCATTTGCCGCGGTCCACATTGTTGATGCTGGTCAGCGCCTTTGCAGGTATCGAACATGTCCGGCTTGCATATCAGCACGCCGTGAATCACGGTTACCGGTTTTTCAGTTATGGCGACGCCATGCTGATCGATCGCGCCGGCGCGAACTTGCGCGCGGGGGCCTGA
- a CDS encoding SDR family oxidoreductase has translation MRLKNKIAIVTGGGSGFGEGIAKRFVEEGCKVIVNDLKPEGGERVAKEISSDGGHAKFVEGDVSKAVDWDRLLKATLDAYGSLDIVINNAGTTHRNQPLLDVTEEQFDRVYSVNVKSLFHSARAVVPYFRTRGGGVLITIASTAGVRPRPGLVWYNGSKGAAIVTSRAMAVELAPDKIRVNVVNPVAGDTPLLAEFMGSDTPEMRAKFVASIPLGRFSKPIDIANACLYLASDEADFITGACIEVDGGRCV, from the coding sequence ATGAGACTCAAGAACAAGATTGCGATCGTGACTGGCGGAGGGTCCGGCTTCGGCGAGGGCATCGCCAAGCGTTTCGTAGAAGAGGGATGCAAGGTCATCGTCAACGACCTGAAACCCGAGGGCGGCGAACGGGTCGCGAAAGAGATCTCGTCCGACGGCGGACACGCGAAGTTCGTGGAGGGGGACGTATCGAAGGCGGTGGATTGGGACCGGTTGCTGAAAGCAACATTGGACGCCTACGGCAGCCTCGACATCGTCATCAACAACGCAGGTACGACGCATCGTAACCAGCCGCTTCTGGATGTGACGGAAGAGCAGTTCGATCGCGTCTATTCCGTAAATGTGAAGAGCCTGTTCCACAGCGCGCGCGCCGTCGTGCCTTACTTCCGCACACGAGGCGGGGGCGTGCTCATTACCATCGCATCAACGGCCGGTGTGCGGCCGCGGCCGGGGCTGGTGTGGTACAACGGCAGCAAGGGTGCGGCAATCGTCACCAGTCGCGCGATGGCAGTCGAGCTGGCGCCGGACAAGATTCGGGTGAACGTGGTCAACCCGGTGGCGGGCGACACGCCGCTGCTCGCCGAATTCATGGGATCCGATACACCTGAGATGCGCGCGAAGTTCGTCGCCAGCATCCCCCTCGGGCGTTTCAGCAAGCCGATCGACATCGCCAACGCTTGCCTCTATCTCGCTTCCGACGAGGCGGATTTCATCACCGGTGCCTGCATCGAAGTGGATGGCGGCCGTTGCGTCTGA
- a CDS encoding XdhC family protein, with translation MDSVDLQVLRSSVAWLDEGHRVILATIVETWGSSPRPAGAMIAIRGDGLVAGSVSGGCVEDDLILRIRNKSLAIDGPEIASYGISKDEATRYGLPCGGKLELVLEPVGDKRRLTELLERVDRHELTARTLDMQSGEVTLRPANRADDSLSFDRRRLTTVHGPCWRLLIIGAGQLSQYLAQMAQALDYSITVCDPRQEYADTWNVEGAILDRGMPDDVVMAMNLDSHSAVVAVTHDPKLDDLALMEALKSPAFYVGALGSRLNSQKRHERLMMFDLSEAELSRLHGPIGLNIGSKTPPEIAVSILAEMTAVRHDVDLNKVGIRENGDSSEGNQQVCVTTQSA, from the coding sequence ATGGATAGTGTCGATTTACAAGTTTTGCGCAGCAGTGTCGCGTGGCTCGACGAGGGCCATCGCGTGATTCTCGCCACCATCGTCGAGACTTGGGGATCCTCCCCCCGGCCTGCCGGTGCAATGATCGCGATACGCGGCGACGGTCTGGTTGCCGGTTCGGTATCCGGCGGTTGTGTGGAGGACGATCTGATCCTTCGCATCCGCAACAAGTCGCTGGCGATCGACGGGCCGGAGATTGCGTCCTACGGAATCAGCAAGGATGAAGCCACGCGTTACGGACTTCCTTGCGGTGGCAAGCTGGAGCTGGTGCTGGAACCGGTCGGCGATAAACGGCGCCTGACGGAGCTGCTGGAGCGCGTCGATCGCCATGAGCTGACTGCCCGTACCCTGGATATGCAGAGCGGCGAGGTGACGTTGCGGCCGGCAAACCGGGCGGACGACTCGCTCAGCTTTGATCGAAGGCGGTTGACGACGGTGCACGGGCCGTGCTGGCGATTGTTGATCATCGGAGCAGGGCAGCTTTCGCAATATCTGGCGCAGATGGCGCAAGCGCTCGACTACAGCATCACGGTCTGCGATCCGCGTCAGGAGTACGCCGATACCTGGAACGTGGAAGGCGCAATTCTCGATCGCGGCATGCCTGACGACGTTGTGATGGCGATGAATCTCGATTCCCACAGCGCTGTCGTGGCGGTGACCCACGACCCCAAGCTCGACGATCTGGCGCTGATGGAGGCGCTCAAGTCGCCGGCGTTCTACGTCGGCGCGCTGGGCTCGCGTCTGAACTCGCAAAAGCGGCATGAGCGCTTGATGATGTTCGATCTTTCGGAGGCCGAGCTTAGCCGTCTTCACGGACCTATCGGGCTGAACATCGGCAGCAAAACCCCGCCCGAAATTGCCGTGTCGATTCTCGCGGAAATGACAGCGGTGCGTCACGATGTGGACCTGAACAAGGTCGGCATCCGGGAAAACGGGGACAGTTCGGAAGGCAACCAGCAGGTCTGTGTGACGACACAGAGCGCCTGA
- a CDS encoding NAD(P)-binding domain-containing protein: MKLLIKNIDNDGRLALIPNFVETKWTIEMADENDGNEFARRLADADALVSMNWAKSMPPAPKLRLLQLPGAGTDEVAFDAVPSQAAVCNVFEHEIGISEYVLSAMLQWVIGIPRMDAALRRGQWQGSHLCGPRHGELFGQTLGIVGYGRIGHQVAARARAFGMKIVACNRTPKSGDGFVESVESMEKLDELLAKSDFVVLALPLDPSTISLIGASQLEKMKSSAVIINVARGALIDEYALFAACSDHRIGGAVIDTWYRYPSQGSTHGEPSSLPFRDLDNVIMTPHGSGWTEGLRPRRCLLIAQNLDRLARGEPLVNVVRQASARH; the protein is encoded by the coding sequence TTGAAACTTCTCATCAAGAACATCGACAACGACGGACGGCTGGCCTTGATCCCGAATTTCGTGGAGACCAAATGGACAATCGAAATGGCGGACGAAAATGACGGCAATGAATTTGCGCGCCGGTTAGCGGACGCCGATGCGCTGGTTTCCATGAACTGGGCGAAAAGCATGCCGCCCGCACCAAAACTGCGCCTGCTCCAGCTACCCGGCGCCGGAACCGACGAAGTAGCGTTCGACGCAGTCCCCTCTCAGGCTGCCGTGTGCAATGTCTTCGAACACGAAATCGGCATTTCAGAATACGTACTTTCGGCCATGCTGCAATGGGTCATTGGAATTCCGCGGATGGACGCTGCACTGAGGCGCGGCCAGTGGCAGGGTTCACATCTGTGCGGCCCGCGCCATGGCGAACTATTCGGACAGACCTTGGGAATTGTCGGTTATGGCCGCATAGGCCACCAGGTCGCAGCACGCGCGCGGGCTTTCGGCATGAAGATCGTGGCATGCAACCGCACCCCCAAGTCAGGAGACGGCTTTGTGGAAAGCGTGGAGTCCATGGAGAAATTGGATGAATTGCTGGCAAAATCGGACTTCGTCGTGCTGGCGCTGCCGCTCGATCCTTCGACGATCAGCCTAATCGGCGCAAGTCAGCTGGAAAAAATGAAGTCTTCGGCGGTGATCATAAACGTCGCACGCGGAGCATTGATCGACGAATACGCGCTATTCGCCGCATGCAGCGATCACCGCATCGGAGGCGCAGTGATCGACACTTGGTATCGCTATCCCTCCCAAGGATCCACACATGGCGAACCTTCCAGTCTGCCCTTCCGCGATCTGGACAACGTAATTATGACCCCGCACGGGTCGGGTTGGACGGAGGGCTTGCGGCCACGACGCTGCCTGTTGATTGCTCAAAACCTTGACCGGCTGGCACGAGGCGAACCGCTCGTAAATGTAGTCCGGCAGGCATCTGCCAGGCATTGA